In a genomic window of Bacteroidota bacterium:
- a CDS encoding UvrD-helicase domain-containing protein, whose protein sequence is MTIPLDELNPRQQEAVRTVEGPLMVVAGPGSGKTRVLSYRIAHLIGMGVPAYSILALTFTNKAASEMKERITRLVGAKSAQLWMGTFHSLLARLLRIECEQIGFTSNFTIYDSQDSQALIKRIMNSLGIPSQQFNPQAIRSRISGAKNEFISPVEYRRLASDVFEENTASVYEEYQAGLKRNNAMDFDDLLVRPIELFSGHRKTLLKYQDRFRFILVDEYQDTNHAQYSLVKQLGERHRNVCAVGDDAQSIYAFRGADIRNILDFGRDYPEAKIIRLEQNYRSTKTILAAADQIIKKNVDQLSKDLWTANPAGELITVLECEDDRHEAAAVASSIVGECRKSKADLSQVAVMYRTNAQSRSLEDALRRNSIPYVIVGGVEFYQRKEIKDVLAYLRVLVNASDNDSLLRILNYPARGLGDVAVKRLVEFAKAAGIGLLGAAARAGEISGLSASARAAMAGVAALFRKYAGLKQEISPSELVRSMIDELGILPLLKAEGTPEAMARWENVQELLSAITEFGAGGKRSLEEFLQEVSLLSDIDQWDDSHNAVTLLTLHSAKGLEFPVVFITGLEEGLLPFYSPTSDRKEIEEERRLYYVGVTRAMRKLYLSHARVRFRFGEASSQSPSRFLEEVDPALLEIVHGGGYRVPHPAGFRNRAARDRFSRNDAADEGDRFFPDPPGPDPAAPEPGGFGAGGGDDALPLRVGGLVDHEVFGRGRVEGLSGSGDSLKAVIRFQSVGRKNLLLKYARLRII, encoded by the coding sequence ATGACGATCCCGCTTGACGAGTTGAATCCGAGGCAGCAGGAGGCTGTCAGAACCGTCGAAGGTCCCCTCATGGTTGTCGCGGGCCCCGGAAGCGGCAAGACGCGCGTCCTCTCCTACAGGATCGCCCATTTGATCGGCATGGGAGTCCCCGCCTATTCGATTCTTGCGCTCACGTTCACCAACAAGGCCGCGAGCGAGATGAAAGAGCGGATCACGAGGCTGGTCGGGGCGAAGAGCGCCCAGCTCTGGATGGGGACGTTTCATTCCCTCCTCGCGCGGCTGCTGCGAATCGAATGCGAACAGATCGGATTCACCAGCAACTTCACTATTTACGATTCCCAGGACAGCCAGGCGCTGATCAAGCGCATCATGAACTCGCTGGGGATTCCCTCGCAACAATTCAACCCCCAGGCGATCAGGTCGCGAATCAGCGGGGCCAAGAACGAGTTCATTTCCCCCGTGGAGTACCGGCGTCTCGCCTCGGACGTCTTCGAGGAGAACACCGCGTCCGTCTATGAGGAGTACCAGGCCGGGTTGAAGCGCAATAACGCCATGGACTTCGACGACCTGCTCGTGCGTCCGATCGAGTTATTCAGCGGCCATCGCAAGACCCTGCTGAAGTACCAGGACCGGTTCCGGTTCATCCTCGTCGACGAGTACCAGGATACGAACCATGCCCAGTACTCGCTGGTGAAGCAACTCGGCGAGCGCCACAGGAACGTCTGCGCCGTCGGGGACGACGCGCAGAGCATTTACGCCTTCCGCGGCGCCGACATCCGCAATATCCTCGATTTCGGACGGGATTATCCGGAGGCCAAAATCATCCGCCTCGAACAAAACTACCGCTCGACAAAGACCATCCTGGCGGCGGCGGACCAGATCATCAAAAAGAATGTCGACCAGTTGTCAAAGGACCTCTGGACCGCGAACCCCGCCGGCGAATTGATCACGGTCCTGGAATGCGAAGACGACCGCCACGAGGCCGCGGCGGTCGCCTCCTCGATCGTCGGGGAATGCCGGAAGTCGAAGGCCGACCTCTCCCAGGTAGCGGTCATGTACCGGACAAACGCCCAATCCCGTTCCCTCGAAGACGCGCTCCGGCGGAACAGCATCCCGTACGTCATCGTCGGCGGGGTGGAGTTTTACCAGAGGAAGGAGATCAAGGACGTCCTGGCATACCTCCGGGTCCTGGTCAACGCCTCCGATAACGACAGCCTGCTGCGAATCCTCAACTACCCCGCCAGGGGGCTTGGCGACGTCGCCGTGAAGCGGCTGGTCGAGTTTGCGAAGGCCGCCGGGATCGGACTTCTTGGGGCCGCGGCGAGGGCGGGAGAAATTTCCGGACTTTCCGCTTCCGCCCGGGCGGCGATGGCGGGAGTCGCAGCCCTCTTCCGGAAGTACGCCGGACTCAAGCAGGAAATCTCCCCGAGCGAGCTCGTCCGCTCGATGATCGACGAACTGGGGATCCTGCCGCTCCTCAAGGCGGAGGGAACTCCGGAAGCGATGGCCCGGTGGGAGAACGTGCAGGAGCTCCTTTCCGCGATCACCGAGTTCGGCGCCGGAGGGAAGCGTTCACTCGAGGAATTCCTGCAGGAGGTCTCCCTCCTCTCGGACATCGACCAGTGGGACGATTCGCACAACGCCGTCACGCTCCTGACGCTCCACAGCGCGAAGGGCCTTGAGTTCCCCGTCGTGTTCATCACGGGGCTCGAGGAGGGGCTGCTTCCGTTCTACAGCCCGACATCGGACAGAAAAGAGATCGAGGAAGAGCGGCGGCTCTATTATGTCGGCGTGACGCGGGCGATGCGCAAGCTTTACCTGAGTCATGCCAGGGTCCGTTTCAGGTTCGGCGAGGCGTCCTCGCAGTCGCCTTCCCGGTTTCTCGAGGAGGTCGACCCCGCTTTGCTCGAAATTGTTCACGGCGGGGGGTACAGGGTTCCGCATCCGGCCGGTTTCCGGAACCGCGCTGCGCGCGACCGTTTTTCGCGGAACGATGCCGCCGATGAGGGCGACCGCTTCTTTCCGGATCCTCCCGGGCCTGATCCGGCGGCCCCGGAGCCGGGCGGTTTCGGCGCCGGCGGAGGAGACGACGCCCTCCCCCTGAGGGTCGGAGGCCTGGTGGATCATGAAGTGTTCGGCAGGGGCCGGGTGGAGGGGCTGTCAGGGTCGGGCGATTCTCTCAAGGCGGTCATCCGGTTCCAGTCGGTCGGGAGGAAAAACCTTCTCCTGAAGTACGCCCGGCTCAGGATTATCTGA
- a CDS encoding methylated-DNA--[protein]-cysteine S-methyltransferase, with protein MLEDIATLESARVANALKKKGKVEGERDRNGEQGAPESRTKVYCTSFDSRIGRIYVASTERGVCKISVPRESRKDFFEWLKEHCDVESVIDNRARNKEVIDQLTRYFNGKLAKFTCSVDLIGTPFQIRIWKELSKIPYGSTITYKHLAKRVSAPKAFQAVGRANGANPLPIIVPCHRVLGTDGALVGYSCGIKTKEFLLRLEGAIIL; from the coding sequence ATGCTTGAAGATATTGCAACGCTCGAAAGTGCAAGGGTTGCAAACGCGCTGAAGAAGAAGGGCAAGGTTGAGGGAGAGAGAGACAGAAACGGCGAGCAGGGAGCCCCGGAGTCGCGAACGAAAGTGTACTGCACGTCGTTCGATTCGCGCATCGGAAGAATTTATGTGGCGTCGACGGAGAGAGGTGTTTGCAAGATCAGCGTGCCGCGGGAATCGCGGAAAGATTTTTTTGAATGGCTGAAGGAACACTGCGACGTCGAGAGCGTCATCGACAACAGGGCCCGCAACAAGGAGGTCATCGACCAGCTGACACGGTACTTCAACGGAAAGCTGGCAAAATTCACCTGTTCGGTCGATCTGATCGGCACCCCCTTCCAGATCCGGATCTGGAAAGAGCTCTCGAAGATTCCCTACGGCAGCACGATCACCTATAAACACCTTGCAAAACGGGTCAGCGCTCCGAAGGCCTTTCAGGCGGTGGGCCGGGCGAACGGAGCAAACCCGCTCCCGATCATCGTACCGTGCCACCGGGTCCTCGGCACGGATGGGGCGCTTGTCGGTTACTCGTGCGGGATCAAAACCAAGGAGTTCCTCCTTCGCCTGGAGGGCGCGATTATCCTGTAG